Proteins co-encoded in one Kribbella qitaiheensis genomic window:
- a CDS encoding D-Ala-D-Ala carboxypeptidase family metallohydrolase: MLSRRRLPRILAVLALFAAMLATSITTSIVTATKAHADGCYTWSRTLSEGASGEDVRQLQIRVAGYPAYGGHIAADGAFGPATKAAVQRFQSAYGLGADGIAGSGTFSKIYALQDDDCTPIHFTYAELDDGCGGSGYDGGPLSEAATKANALQTMWQLEALRHALGDVAINISSGFRSIPCNNSVGGASNSQHLYGRSADLTGSPSFCTLAKQARYHGFGGIFGPGYPGHDDHTHVDIRTTNSWSAPNCGI; the protein is encoded by the coding sequence ATGCTCAGTAGGAGAAGACTTCCCAGGATCCTGGCCGTACTCGCCCTGTTCGCGGCGATGCTCGCGACCAGCATCACCACCTCGATCGTCACCGCGACCAAGGCGCACGCCGACGGTTGCTACACCTGGAGTCGCACGCTCAGTGAGGGCGCCAGTGGTGAGGACGTCCGGCAATTGCAGATCCGGGTCGCCGGCTATCCGGCGTACGGCGGTCATATCGCTGCCGACGGCGCGTTCGGCCCGGCGACCAAGGCGGCGGTGCAGCGCTTCCAGTCCGCCTACGGGCTGGGTGCGGACGGCATCGCCGGTTCCGGGACGTTCAGCAAGATCTACGCCCTGCAGGACGACGACTGCACACCGATCCACTTCACCTACGCCGAACTCGACGACGGCTGCGGCGGCAGTGGGTACGACGGTGGGCCGCTGTCCGAGGCTGCCACCAAGGCGAACGCACTGCAGACCATGTGGCAACTGGAGGCGCTCCGGCACGCGCTCGGCGACGTGGCGATCAACATCAGCAGCGGGTTCCGCAGCATTCCCTGCAACAACTCGGTCGGCGGCGCGAGCAACAGCCAGCACCTGTACGGCCGGTCCGCCGACCTGACCGGATCGCCGTCGTTCTGCACGCTGGCCAAACAAGCGCGCTACCACGGCTTCGGCGGGATCTTCGGTCCCGGCTACCCGGGCCACGACGACCACACCCACGTCGACATCCGCACCACGAACTCCTGGTCAGCCCCCAACTGCGGGATCTGA
- a CDS encoding TRM11 family SAM-dependent methyltransferase encodes MAQYALLILPSTNRVYAESSTELTMAELALFGQTALETPVHDIARTTIGGVPYVTFEADDLTETDAAKLANLSSIYALFRYDGKLLEPVFLQSLDKLDSDLISIPKYQGKTNELFTKLLLNVTLLSSNFAGELLERKFSVIDPLCGRGTTMNQALMYGFDAAGVDVDRKDFEAYGTFIQTWLKRKRFKHDAEVVRVRREGRVVAHRLEVSLGLTKEDWKAGDKLNLSYVSADTTKALEFYKPGSFDLVVTDAPYGVQHGSRTTESGLHRSPIDLLKAAAPIWAKLLRRGGALGIAWNTNVAKRSAAAEILAEAGLEPLDAPPYQDFVHRVDQAIVRDILVARRPN; translated from the coding sequence ATGGCTCAGTACGCGCTACTCATTCTTCCGTCGACCAACCGGGTGTACGCCGAGTCGTCCACCGAGCTGACGATGGCCGAGCTGGCCCTGTTCGGCCAGACCGCGCTCGAGACGCCGGTGCACGACATCGCCCGGACGACGATCGGCGGCGTCCCGTACGTCACCTTCGAGGCCGACGACCTGACCGAGACCGACGCGGCCAAGCTCGCCAACCTGTCGTCGATCTACGCACTGTTCCGGTACGACGGGAAGTTGCTGGAGCCGGTCTTCCTGCAATCGCTCGACAAGCTCGACAGCGACCTGATCAGCATTCCGAAGTACCAGGGCAAGACCAACGAGCTGTTCACGAAGCTGCTGCTCAACGTCACCCTGCTCTCGTCGAACTTCGCCGGCGAGCTGCTGGAGCGCAAGTTCTCGGTGATCGACCCGCTCTGCGGCCGCGGCACCACGATGAACCAGGCGCTGATGTACGGGTTCGACGCGGCCGGGGTCGATGTCGATCGCAAGGACTTCGAGGCGTACGGCACTTTCATCCAGACCTGGTTGAAGCGCAAGCGGTTCAAGCACGACGCCGAGGTTGTCCGGGTCCGGCGTGAGGGCCGGGTGGTGGCGCATCGGCTGGAGGTGTCGCTCGGGCTCACGAAGGAAGACTGGAAGGCCGGCGACAAGCTGAACCTCAGCTACGTCAGCGCCGACACCACCAAGGCGCTCGAGTTCTACAAACCCGGCAGCTTCGACCTGGTGGTGACCGACGCGCCGTACGGCGTGCAGCACGGCTCTCGCACTACGGAGAGCGGGCTTCACCGCAGCCCGATCGACCTGCTCAAGGCGGCCGCCCCGATCTGGGCCAAGCTGCTCCGGCGAGGCGGTGCACTCGGCATCGCCTGGAATACCAATGTGGCGAAGCGTTCGGCAGCGGCCGAGATCCTGGCCGAAGCCGGCCTCGAACCGCTCGACGCCCCGCCGTACCAGGACTTCGTCCACCGCGTCGACCAGGCGATCGTCCGAGACATCCTGGTCGCCCGCCGCCCGAACTAG